In one Lolium rigidum isolate FL_2022 chromosome 3, APGP_CSIRO_Lrig_0.1, whole genome shotgun sequence genomic region, the following are encoded:
- the LOC124696855 gene encoding polygalacturonase-like — protein MGPRKFFLASITTVSILLYMFLHASSELMAFPPEAAYGPAAESPDIAPLVLSPGAPPRVFDIDSYGASAGGDATKAFLGAWKDACNSSDDPSVLLVPAGKSYLLMPLSFTGPCRATSISVVIQGTVEAPSNRSVWLDGDLPDRWITFEDIDNLRVTGGGTINGNGQEWWINSCKVNKSMRCVPGPTALFFRSCNHLVVDDLEVRDSMQMHVVIAYCWKVLVSRLFVTAPGWSPNTDGIHVSNSREVSIIDSTITTGDDCISIVSGSEFVRATGIFCGPGHGISIGSLGANKSRAHVSDVLVEKATLVGTTNGVRIKTWQGGEGYAERITFRDIRMFNVTNPIIIDQNYCDSKKPCSEQESAVAISNIRYSQIHGTSSSKIAVNFNCSSAVHCDGIVMQDVSLVGKGSYLACSSLNARVIEVGFNSPYCSATM, from the exons ATGGGTCCCCGGAAGTTTTTTTTGGCCTCCATTACTACCGTATCAATTCTTCTCTACATGTTTCTGCACGCCAGTTCAGAGCTGATGGCCTTCCCTCCCGAAGCAGCGTACGGCCCAGCCGCAGAAAGTCCAGACATCGCCCCGCTGGTACTCAGCCCGGGGGCTCCGCCGAGGGTATTCGACATCGACAGCTACGGCGCGTCAGCCGGCGGCGACGCCACGAAG GCGTTTCTCGGGGCGTGGAAGGACGCCTGCAACTCCTCCGACGACCCCTCCGTGCTCCTCGTGCCGGCGGGGAAGTCCTACCTCCTCATGCCCCTCAGCTTCACTGGCCCCTGCAGAGCTACGTCGATCAGTGTAGTG ATTCAGGGAACGGTGGAGGCTCCGTCGAACCGGTCGGTCTGGCTTGACGGCGACCTCCCGGACCGGTGGATCACGTTCGAGGACATCGACAACCTCCGAGTCACCGGCGGCGGGACGATCAACGGGAACGGACAAGAGTGGTGGATTAACTCCTGCAAGGTCAACAAATCCATG CGATGCGTCCCCGGCCCGACG GCACTGTTCTTCAGAAGCTGCAACCATCTGGTGGTGGACGACCTGGAGGTGAGGGACAGCATGCAGATGCACGTCGTGATCGCCTACTGCTGGAAAGTGCTCGTCTCGCGGCTGTTCGTCACCGCGCCGGGGTGGAGCCCCAACACCGACGGCATCCACGTCTCCAACAGCAGAGAAGTCTCCATAATCGACAGCACCATCACCACAG GTGATGACTGCATATCCATTGTTTCTGGCTCTGAGTTTGTACGGGCAACAGGCATTTTTTGTGGACCGGGTCATGGAATCAG CATCGGTAGTCTAGGAGCGAACAAATCGCGGGCCCATGTCTCTGACGTGCTGGTGGAGAAGGCCACGCTGGTGGGCACAACCAACGGTGTGCGGATCAAGACTTGGCAG GGAGGAGAAGGGTATGCTGAAAGGATTACTTTCCGAGACATAAGGATGTTCAACGTCACTAATCCTATAATCATCGATCAGAATTACTGCGACTCCAAGAAACCATGTTCCGAGCAG GAATCAGCAGTTGCCATAAGTAACATACGCTACAGCCAAATACACGGAACTAGCTCTTCGAAGATCGCCGTCAATTTCAATTGCAGTAGTGCTGTCCACTGCGACGGCATAGTAATGCAGGACGTCTCTTTGGTTGGGAAAGGGTCCTACCTAGCATGCTCTTCCCTGAACGCCAGGGTCATTGAAGTAGGATTTAACTCGCCATATTGCAGCGCGACCATGTAA